GAAGGATTCGGAACAGCAGGTGCATTCCAGCCCGTGCAGCCACAGCACCGGCGTGCGCGGCTTGGTTTCCATCGCATGCGCGATCTGCGGCACGAAGGCCGGGCCGAGCCCGAGCGACGTGGCAGTCAGCGAGCAGTACTTGAGAAAGCTGCGGCGCGAAATGCCCTGCCGGCGCATCACCTCATAGAAGGTTTCCATCCTGGTGTCTCCCTGTGCGTCTTGTTGTCATGCCACGCCCCGATCGAACCTCTGGTTCGCGCCGGTGGTGGGGATGACTAACAAGATGCGGGCCAGACGGAAATTTTGCGCTGCAGCAAAATAGGTATTCAGATCAAGACCTTGTTCCGTATCGAAAAACGCATTCGAGCGGACAGGTCAGGCGGCGGCTGTCGTCAGGCGACGGTGGAAGGTGGATTTGCGCTTTCCACCAGGCGGCGGAAAGCGCGCTTGCAGCGGGCAGGGATCGCCGTGAGCAGTCCGGACGCAGCAGCGTGCGCCCGGAGGCGTCAGACCGGTGCGCGCAGCAGCTGGTCCTGCACGTGTTTCTGGCCGTGTTCGATCAGGAACTGCTCGAAGGCGGCGGCCACCGGGGCCAGGGTACGCGCGGCCAGATGGATGACGAACCACTCGCGCTCGATCGGGTTGCGTTCGACCGGCAGCAGCGCCAGTTCGCCCGATGCCAGTTCGTGCCGGCAGATGTGCTGCGACATGAAGGCAAGACCGAATCCGGCGGCGCACATCTGCTTGATCGCCTCGTTGCTCGACAGCTCGGAGCCGACGCGCAGATTCAGCTCGGCATCGCGGAACAGCTTTTCCAGCGTGGTGCGCGTACCCGAGCCACGTTCGCGCACCAGCAGGTCTTCCTGCGCCAGATCCCTCAGCAGCAGCGGGCCGCGCGCCATCAGCGGATGCGACGGCGCGGCGATGAAGGCCATCGTGTGGCGCGCAAACGGCGTGGCCTGGGTTTTCAGCTCCTTGGGCGCGCGGCCCATGATGACCAGATCGACCTCGTGGCTCGACAGCAGGCGCACGATTTCGTCGCGGTTGCCCACCTTGAGCTTCACTTCGACGTTCGGATTGTCGCGCGCGAACACGACCAGCATGCGCGGCACCAGATATTCGGCCGTGGTCACCACGCCGATGCGCAACCGGCGCGACACGACGCCGCGGTGTGCGGCCATTTCGTCGCCCACCTCGCGCCACAGTTCGAGAATGCGCCCGGCGTAGTCGGCCATCACTTCGCCCGCCGTGGTCAGCCGGATGCCGCGTCCTTCGCGTTCGATCAGCGGCGTGCCGGCCGATTCTTCCAGCAGCTTGAGCTGGATCGACACCGCAGGCTGCGTGAGATTGATTTCGCTGGCCGCACGCGACACGCTGCCCAGTCGGGCGACTGCGTGCAGTGCGGAAAGCTGGCGAAGCGTGGCGTTCTTGAGCATGTACACACTCCCGGACTGGGGATCACAGACACCCGACCTTCACAAGCAGCGCGACACCGACCGGCGGATACGTCGCGCTGCAGCACTTTGCCAGAATTCCATCAAATCAAGACCTCTTGTGCTGCACACAGGCCTCAGCTCCGATGAACTGCTGCGCTGCGACATTCTGCTGCACCTTTGGTTCATAAGCGTAACTTAATATCAAAGGGAAAAAAACAAACTTTTCTTATCCATAAGTTCTCCTTATCGTCGGCGCCTCGGATCGAGCTTGCAGCACACAAACGACCGGCAGGGCGCCGGAACGAACCATCAGGGAGGAAGACATGGGCGACATGAACACCCCGACGCAGATCACCGATGCGAAGAAGCGCTACTCGGCCGGCGTCCTGAAATATGCGCAGATGGGCTACTGGGACAGCGACTACGAACCGAAGGCGACCGACATCCTCGCGCTGTTCCGCATCACGCCGCAGGACGGCGTCGATCCGATCGAAGCCGCCGCCGCGGTGGCAGGCGAATCGAGCACCGCGACCTGGACCGTCGTGTGGACCGACCGCCTGACCGCCTGCGACATGTACCGCGCCAAGGCCTATCGCGTCGATCCGGTACCCAACACGCCGGGTCAGTTCTTCGCCTACGTCGCCTACGACCTGAGCCTGTTCGAGGAAGGTTCGATCACCAACGTCGCCGCATCGATCATCGGCAACGTGTTCAGCTTCAAGCCGCTGAAGGCGGCGCGGCTGGAGGACATGAAGTTTCCGGTCGCCTACGTGAAAACCTTTGCCGGCCCGCCGACCGGCATCATCGTGGAGCGTGAGCGGCTGGACAAATTCGGCCGCCCGCTGCTCGGCGCAACGACCAAGCCCAAGCTAGGCCTCAGTGGCCGCAATTACGGCCGCGTGGTGTATGAAGGCCTGAAGGGCGGGCTGGATTTCATGAAGGACGACGAGAACATCAACTCGCAGCCCTTCATGCACTGGCGCGACCGCTTCCTGTTCGTCATGGACGCGGTCAACAAGGCCAGCGCCGCGACCGGCGAAGTCAAGGGCAGCTATCTGAACGTCACCGCCGGCACGATGGAAGAAATGTACCGGCGCGCCGACTTCGCGAAGGATCTGGGCTCGGTCATCGTCATGGTCGACCTGGTGGTCGGCTACACGGCGATCCAGTCGCTGTCGCACTGGTGCCGGCAGAACGACATGATCCTGCACCTGCACCGCGCCGGCCACGGCACCTACACGCGGCAGAAGAACCACGGCGTGAGCTTCCGCGTCATCGCCAAGTGGATGCGCATGGCCGGGGTCGACCACATCCACGCCGGCACCGCAGTGGGCAAGCTGGAAGGCGACCCGATGACGGTGCAGGGCTATTACAACGTGTGCCGCGACACGCACACCGAGGTCGACCTGCAGCGCGGCATCTACTTCGACCAGGACTGGGGCGCACTGAAGAAGGTGATGCCGGTCGCGTCCGGCGGCATCCACGCCGGCCAGATGCACCAGCTGATCGACCTGTTCGGCGACGACGTGGTGCTGCAGTTCGGCGGCGGCACGATCGGCCACCCGCAGGGCATCCAGGCCGGTGCCACCGCCAATCGCGTGGCGCTGGAAGCCATGGTGCTGGCGCGCAACGAAGGCCGGAACATCGCCGAAGAAGGCCCGCAGATCCTGCGCGACGCCGCGAAGTGGTGTTCGCCCCTGGCCGCCGCTCTCGATACCTGGGGCGACATCACCTTCAACTATGCGTCGACCGACACCTCGGACTATGCGCCGACGCCGTCGGTGGCTTGACCATGGACAAAGCCAGGAGGCAGCGTCGTGCAGGAACAGCCCGTGGGAGCGGTGTTGTGTGGGAGCGGCGGCCTCGCCGCGATACGCACGCTGCAATGTGGCCATCGCTGCACTGATCGCGGCGAGGCCGCCGCTCCCACAGCAGCCGCTCCCACAGCCCGCTCACATAACAGGCCGCGATGCCACGGAACATCAACTGAACAAGGAGAACAGCATGCGCATCACCCAGGGCACCTTTTCCTACCTGCCGGACCTGACCGATTCCCAGATCGCGGCGCAGATCGACTACTGCCTGGACCAGGGCTGGGCGGTCGGCATCGAGTACACCGATGACCCGCACCCGCGCAACACCTTCTGGGAAATGTACGGCAACCCGATGTTCGACATCCGCGACGCGACCGCCATCCTGCTCGAGGTGAATGCCTGCCGCGCCACCTTCCCGCAGTACTACATCCGGGTAACCGCGTTCGACTCGACGCACGGCACCGAATCGGTCGTGCTGTCCTTCATCGTGAATCGGCCGGACGCCGAACCCGGCTTCCGCCTGATCCGCACCGAAGAACCGGGCCGCACCGTGCGCTACAGCATCGAAAGCTATGCCGTGCAGGCGCGTCCGGAAGGCGCGCGTTACTGAAGGAGGTTTGCCTCATGGACGCCGTCACCGCACCTCCGACCGGAATCGAATCGCCGCGCTCGATGTTCGCATCGTCCGGCGTGCAGGCGCTGCTCGACCAGCTCGATGACGAGCTGATCGGTCTCGCGCCGGTCAAGAGCCGCATCCGCGACATTGCCGCGCTGCTGCTGATCGACAGGCTGCGCGCCGAACAGGGCCTGCAGTCGAAGCCGCCGTCTCTGCACATGTGCTTCACCGGCAACCCGGGCACCGGCAAGACCACGGTGGCGCTGCGCATGGCCGAGGTATTGAAGCAGCTCGGCTATGTGCGCAAGGGCCACATGGTGGCGGTGACGCGCGATGATCTGGTCGGCCAGTTCATCGGCCACACCGCGCCCAAGACGAAGGAAATCATCAAGAAAGCGATGGGCGGCGTGCTGTTCATCGACGAGGCCTACTACCTGTACCGGCCGGAAAACGAACGCGACTACGGGCAGGAAGCGATCGAAATCCTGCTGCAGGTGATGGAGAACCACCGCGACGACCTGGTGGTGATCCTGGCCGGCTACCGCGACCGCATGGACACCTTCTTTTCCAGCAACCCCGGCATGGCGTCGCGCATCGCGCACCACATCGACTTCCCGGATTACGACCAGGACGAATTGATGCGCATCGCCCAGCTGATGCTGCGCAATCTGAACTACCGCTTCGACGACACCGCCGAATCCGCGTTCGAGCGCTACCTGGGCCTGCGTCGCCAGCAGCCGCACTTCGCCAACGCGCGCTCGGTGCGCAACGCGCTCGACCGCATCCGGCTGCGCCACGCGACCCGGCTGTTCGCCACCGACACCGCACCGACGCGCGACGCGCTGTGCACGTTGTACGCGGAAGACGTGCTGGCCAGCCGCGTTTTCTCGATGAACCGACAAGACAGCTGACATGAACCCCGACACCCTGAACCACATCCGCGCGATCGCCTTCGACCTCGACGGCACGCTGGTCGACAGCGCACCCGACATCTGCGCAGCACTCAATGCCGGCCTGATCAAGGCCGGCCTCGCGAGCGCCGATCTCGACACCGCGCGCGGCTGGATTGGCGGCGGCCCGGATCTGCTGATCCGCCGTGCGCTGGCGCACTTCGGCATCGCAGACAGCGACGGCGCGCTGCAGGCGCAGCTGCGCCAGGCCTTCGATGCAGCAACGCTGGCCGCACCGCTGAAGTACGGCCATGTGTATGACGGCATCGCAGACATGATCGAAGGCCTGTACGGCGTGTTTCCGCTCGCCGTGGTCACCAACAAGCCGACCCCGCTGGCGTGCGCCGTGCTCGGCGCGGCCGGCCTGCTGCCCTTCATGGCGTCGGTCCATGGCGGCGACCGGGCAGAAGAGCTTAAGCCGTCGCCGGCGCCGCTGCTGGCCGCGGCACAGCGGCTGCACGTTGCGCCGCACGAGCTGCTGATGGTGGGCGACAGTTCGGCCGACCTGCTGGCGGCGCGCGCCGCCGGCTGCCCGGTGGTGCTGGTGGGCTGGGGATATGGCGCGCATTCGATACCCGAAGGCATCGAGCCCTGGCATGTCGCATCGCCCGCGCAACTGTTGCAGGAAATGATGTCGCGCTGCGCCGAACAGGGGTAGCGCGACCGGGATGGAGAGGGAAGAGCAGGCAGCACCCCGGCCGGACCGCGCCCGCAGAGGCGCGGCCGGACAACCGGGCATAAAAATGACATGCACAATGACCGAGCAATGATCTGAGGGGAGACCGAAATGCCGACAGGCGGACGCAGTACGTTGATCCAGTTCCTGATCGAGGAGCGGCGCCGGCACCCGGGCGCCACCGGCGACCTGAACGGCCTGATTGCCGACATCGCGCTCGCCTGCAAGGCGATCTCGCGCAAGGTTGCGTTCGGCGGTCTGGCCGACGTGCTGGGCGACCATGACAAGAGCGGATCGGGTCGCGCGATCAATGTACAGGGCGAAACGCAGAAGACGCTCGACGTGCTGAGCAACAACATCTTCCTGCGTGCCAACGAATGGGGCGGGCACGTCGCCGCCATGGCGTCGGAGGAGCTGGATGACATCCACCTGCTGCCGGGCCACTATCCGCGCGGCAAGTACCTGCTGGCGTTCGACCCGCTCGACGGTTCGTCGAACATCGACGTGGACGTGTCGGTCGGCAGCATCTTTTCGATCACGCGCGCCGTGCGGCCCGGCGAAGACGCGACCGGCGCCGACTTCCTGCAGCCGGGCACGCAGCAGGTGTGCGCCGGCTACGCCATCTACGGCCCGTCCACGATGCTCGTGCTGACGCTGGGCAATGGCACGCACGCCTTCACGCTCGACCCGGTGCTGGGCGAATGGGTGCTCAGCCACGCCAACCTGACGGTGCCGCGCAGCACGCGCGAATTCGCCATCAACGCGTCGAACAGCCGCTTCTGGGAACCCGCGGTGCGTCGCTATGTCGATGAGTGTCTGGCTGGAAAAACCGGACCGCGCGGCGAAGATTTCAACATGCGCTGGATCGCCTCGCTGGTGGCCGAAACGCATCGCATCCTGATGCGTGGCGGCGTGTTCATGTATCCGCGCGACACGAAGGACCCGTCGAAACCGGGTCGTCTGCGCCTGCTGTACGAGGCGAACCCGGTGTCTTTCCTGATCGAGCAGGCGGGCGGCATGGCGAGCACCGGGCACAGCAGGCTGATGGAGGTGCAGCCGACGTCGCTGCACCAGCGCATTCCTTTCGTCTTCGGCTCGGCCGAAGAAGTGACGCGCATCGAGGCGTATCACCGCGAGCCGCAACCGGACACCTATGAATCGCCCCTGTTCGGGCGACGTGGCCTGTTCGCCGGTCAGAACGGCTGAGCGGTGCGCACGGAACAGAATCCAGTCATCACGAGGTTGCCATGTCAGTCAGACACCCCATCGTTGCGATCACCGGCTCGTCCGGCGCCGGCACCACATCGGTCACCCGTACTTTCGAAAGCATTTTCCGCCGTGAGGGCGTGGCCGCGGCGGTGATCGAGGGCGACAGCTTTCATCGCTACGACCGCGCCGAAATGAAGCGTGCCGCTGCCGAAATCGATCCGAAGGAAAAGCCGCACTTCAGCCATTTCGGCGAAGAAGCCAATCTGTTCGATGAGCTCGAAACGCTGTTCCGCACCTATTCGGAAACCGGTACCGGACGCAGCCGCAAATACCTGCACAACGACGAAGAGGCCGCCCCCTGGGATCAGCCGGCAGGCACCTTCACGCCCTGGGCCGACCTGCCGCCGAGCGAGCTGCTGTTCTACGAAGGCCTGCACGGCGGTGTGAAGACCGACACCATCGACGTGTCGCGCTACCCCGACCTGCTGATCGGCGTGGTGCCGGTCATCAATCTGGAATGGATACAGAAGATTCACCGCGACCGCAGCACGCGCGGCTACTCGACCGCCGCGGTGACCGACGTGATCCTCGGCCGCATGCACGACT
The sequence above is a segment of the Methyloversatilis sp. RAC08 genome. Coding sequences within it:
- a CDS encoding class 1 fructose-bisphosphatase gives rise to the protein MPTGGRSTLIQFLIEERRRHPGATGDLNGLIADIALACKAISRKVAFGGLADVLGDHDKSGSGRAINVQGETQKTLDVLSNNIFLRANEWGGHVAAMASEELDDIHLLPGHYPRGKYLLAFDPLDGSSNIDVDVSVGSIFSITRAVRPGEDATGADFLQPGTQQVCAGYAIYGPSTMLVLTLGNGTHAFTLDPVLGEWVLSHANLTVPRSTREFAINASNSRFWEPAVRRYVDECLAGKTGPRGEDFNMRWIASLVAETHRILMRGGVFMYPRDTKDPSKPGRLRLLYEANPVSFLIEQAGGMASTGHSRLMEVQPTSLHQRIPFVFGSAEEVTRIEAYHREPQPDTYESPLFGRRGLFAGQNG
- the cbbX gene encoding CbbX protein, which encodes MDAVTAPPTGIESPRSMFASSGVQALLDQLDDELIGLAPVKSRIRDIAALLLIDRLRAEQGLQSKPPSLHMCFTGNPGTGKTTVALRMAEVLKQLGYVRKGHMVAVTRDDLVGQFIGHTAPKTKEIIKKAMGGVLFIDEAYYLYRPENERDYGQEAIEILLQVMENHRDDLVVILAGYRDRMDTFFSSNPGMASRIAHHIDFPDYDQDELMRIAQLMLRNLNYRFDDTAESAFERYLGLRRQQPHFANARSVRNALDRIRLRHATRLFATDTAPTRDALCTLYAEDVLASRVFSMNRQDS
- a CDS encoding LysR family transcriptional regulator, translated to MLKNATLRQLSALHAVARLGSVSRAASEINLTQPAVSIQLKLLEESAGTPLIEREGRGIRLTTAGEVMADYAGRILELWREVGDEMAAHRGVVSRRLRIGVVTTAEYLVPRMLVVFARDNPNVEVKLKVGNRDEIVRLLSSHEVDLVIMGRAPKELKTQATPFARHTMAFIAAPSHPLMARGPLLLRDLAQEDLLVRERGSGTRTTLEKLFRDAELNLRVGSELSSNEAIKQMCAAGFGLAFMSQHICRHELASGELALLPVERNPIEREWFVIHLAARTLAPVAAAFEQFLIEHGQKHVQDQLLRAPV
- a CDS encoding ribulose bisphosphate carboxylase small subunit gives rise to the protein MRITQGTFSYLPDLTDSQIAAQIDYCLDQGWAVGIEYTDDPHPRNTFWEMYGNPMFDIRDATAILLEVNACRATFPQYYIRVTAFDSTHGTESVVLSFIVNRPDAEPGFRLIRTEEPGRTVRYSIESYAVQARPEGARY
- a CDS encoding phosphoribulokinase; the encoded protein is MSVRHPIVAITGSSGAGTTSVTRTFESIFRREGVAAAVIEGDSFHRYDRAEMKRAAAEIDPKEKPHFSHFGEEANLFDELETLFRTYSETGTGRSRKYLHNDEEAAPWDQPAGTFTPWADLPPSELLFYEGLHGGVKTDTIDVSRYPDLLIGVVPVINLEWIQKIHRDRSTRGYSTAAVTDVILGRMHDYVHYICPQFTRTHINFQRVPVVDTSDPFIARTIPSADESLVVIRFSNPRGFDFPYLLSMLHDSFMSRANTLVVPGGKMELAMQLIFTPMILRLLERRRQQRAA
- the gph gene encoding phosphoglycolate phosphatase (PGP is an essential enzyme in the glycolate salvage pathway in higher organisms (photorespiration in plants). Phosphoglycolate results from the oxidase activity of RubisCO in the Calvin cycle when concentrations of carbon dioxide are low relative to oxygen. This enzyme is a member of the Haloacid Dehalogenase (HAD) superfamily of aspartate-nucleophile hydrolase enzymes (PF00702).), whose amino-acid sequence is MNPDTLNHIRAIAFDLDGTLVDSAPDICAALNAGLIKAGLASADLDTARGWIGGGPDLLIRRALAHFGIADSDGALQAQLRQAFDAATLAAPLKYGHVYDGIADMIEGLYGVFPLAVVTNKPTPLACAVLGAAGLLPFMASVHGGDRAEELKPSPAPLLAAAQRLHVAPHELLMVGDSSADLLAARAAGCPVVLVGWGYGAHSIPEGIEPWHVASPAQLLQEMMSRCAEQG
- a CDS encoding form I ribulose bisphosphate carboxylase large subunit, encoding MGDMNTPTQITDAKKRYSAGVLKYAQMGYWDSDYEPKATDILALFRITPQDGVDPIEAAAAVAGESSTATWTVVWTDRLTACDMYRAKAYRVDPVPNTPGQFFAYVAYDLSLFEEGSITNVAASIIGNVFSFKPLKAARLEDMKFPVAYVKTFAGPPTGIIVERERLDKFGRPLLGATTKPKLGLSGRNYGRVVYEGLKGGLDFMKDDENINSQPFMHWRDRFLFVMDAVNKASAATGEVKGSYLNVTAGTMEEMYRRADFAKDLGSVIVMVDLVVGYTAIQSLSHWCRQNDMILHLHRAGHGTYTRQKNHGVSFRVIAKWMRMAGVDHIHAGTAVGKLEGDPMTVQGYYNVCRDTHTEVDLQRGIYFDQDWGALKKVMPVASGGIHAGQMHQLIDLFGDDVVLQFGGGTIGHPQGIQAGATANRVALEAMVLARNEGRNIAEEGPQILRDAAKWCSPLAAALDTWGDITFNYASTDTSDYAPTPSVA